Sequence from the Streptomyces peucetius genome:
GCGCTCAGCCGGACCGCCTGCTGCCACACCCTCGCCGAAGGCTCGGCGGTCATGCTCGCTGCCCCCGTGTGAATGCGGCCGCCTCCTCGTTCACGGACCTCCTTGGTGCGGTCCTCCTCCACAGGCAAGGTACAACTGCCGCGGTCGTCCGGGTGCCCGGCGGCCACCGCCTCACGCGAAGGGAAGGAACTCCGCCATTCCACAGGCGATCAGCGGCACCCCGGCGTCCCGTAGTCGCTGCCTTCCCCGCTCGGAGCGGTGGTACCCGTAGAACGGCATCCCGACCCGACGGGCGGCCCGGAAGTCCGTGCCGGTGTCGCCGATCATCAGATGCCGGTCCACCGCGACGTCGTGCCGCATCGCCGCCAGCAGGGGCGCCGGATCGGGTTTCATCCGCAGGGCGTCCCGTCCCCTGCCGACGACGGGCCCCTCGAAGCAGTGGCGTACCGACATCCGCGTGAGAATCCGCGTGGCGGCGTCCACATGATTGTTGGTCGCGACGGACAGCGTTCTGCCCGAGGCGTGGCACGCCTCGATGAACTCCGCGGCGCCTGGGGTGGGCGTCGCCGACTCGGCGGCCTTCCGCTCGTAGGCGTCGAGGAGGTCGTGCATCTTCGCCACGGTGCCGGCCCAGCCGCCGTCGTCGCCGCTCCTCCGCAGCGCGGCGGTGTGCCCGTACAGCACGGCCATCGGATCGGGGCAGTCGCGCAGTTCCTCGACCAGGCGGCCGTCGCGTTCGGCGGCCTCGCACATCTCACGGGCGATCACCGCCGCGGGCTCACCGGCGAAGACCCGTGCGATCGGGCCGTCCAGGTCGAAGACGATGCACTGCGCCCGGGACAGCATCTCCCGCATCGAACTCGGCATCGCGGGAGATGTCGTGACAGGTGGCACGGTCAGAAGTCCGCCCTCGTGGCCTGGTGGTTCCACATCGAATCGAAGAAATTCTGCAGAGCCCGCACGATGCCGACCTGTTCGGGTGTGGAGTCGGCGGCGGCACGGAAGGGGAAGAGGGTCGCCCCGGTGCCGTACGCGTCGAGGATGGTCACCTCCTCACCGTCCGGAGGGAGGGTGATGGTCCCCAGCTCCGGCGGATAGAAGCCCTGGAGGGCCAGTCTGCGGTTGAGGATGTACAGCTTGAGCTGCGGCGCGAAGGGCACGAGGCGCACCTCGACGGAGACCTCCTGCACCTGGCCGCGGTCGCGCAGCTCGTAGAGCGACTGGGTGAGCATCGAGGCATGGGCCTGGAGGATGTTGCGCAGACGGCGCCGTACGCGGGGATCGTCCCGGCCGTCCTTCAGCCGCGGGATCGCCAGGTCGGGAGATTCGGTGTCGGGAAGCATCAGCCGGGCGCGGATGCTGCGCGGCGGCTGGATCTCGCCGTCCGTGATCCGGGTCTTCTGGGCGGACACCCTGGCCGCGAGCGTCTCCGTGGTCATCGAGAAGACGTCGAGGGTGACCTCGGTGGCCTCGAACGCCTCCTCCAGGTACGGCGCGAGCACCACCGGGGGGACGCGCTCCGAGACGACCGCCCAGACCTCCTCGCCGTCACCGGCGCCGGTCTGCGCCGGAATGCTGTGCTCGCCACGCGTGACGAACGTGCCGCTGCCCTGCCGCGACTCGATGAGGCCCTGGTTCCTGAGCACGTCGAAGGCCCTGTTCACCGTGGCCCGCGACACGCCGAACCGCGACACCAGCTCGCTCTGCGTGGGCAGCCGGTCGCCGGGGCGGCGCGTCCCGTCGTTGATCTCCTTGCGCAGGGTGTCGGCGAGCGACAGGTACCTGTGTGTGTGGTCGCGCGGGACAGATCCATGACTCGTCACCCGGCAACCTTACAACTCACGTACAGCCAAGGAGAGATACCTCGCAGCGAACGGACAAGAAACAAGCAACCAGACAAGTTTGCGACCAGGCACCTTGAGGGCATCACCAATACAGGTCAACCAGTTCAATTTGTAAGGCAGTTGACCTACCGTCCGGCACAGTTGTCAGCCTGCCTGCACAACGGCGTGCGAGCCCGGCGACCCTCCCTCGAAGGAGTGACCCATGCCTGTGATCACCCTCCTCGCCGAGCAGTACGTGCAGCTGCGGTACGGCTTCGTGGCCGCCCTGGGGCTGGCGCTGCTCGCGGTCGGCATCAAGACGGAGAACGCCGCCTGCGCCGGTGTCGGCGGCCTGCTGCTGATGGCGCCGGCCGTCGGCCCGGGGGCCTGAGCGCTCCGGCGCCCGGCGCACCGGTCAGGCGTCGAGCACCGCGTCGACGGCCAGGGTCCCCCAGAGGCTGTCGAACCACGACTGGGACTGGGCCACGAAGGCCTGGTCCCGTCTGCCCCCGCCCGACTCGAAGGGGAACAGCGTCGAGTCGCTGCCCAAGGCGTCGAAGATCCTCGACTCCGTGCCGGCGATGCGCTCCGTACGCTCGTGGACGTCGTAGTACGCGAAGAGCGCCTCCGCGCCGTTCAGCAGATAGAGCTTC
This genomic interval carries:
- a CDS encoding HAD family hydrolase, which produces MPSSMREMLSRAQCIVFDLDGPIARVFAGEPAAVIAREMCEAAERDGRLVEELRDCPDPMAVLYGHTAALRRSGDDGGWAGTVAKMHDLLDAYERKAAESATPTPGAAEFIEACHASGRTLSVATNNHVDAATRILTRMSVRHCFEGPVVGRGRDALRMKPDPAPLLAAMRHDVAVDRHLMIGDTGTDFRAARRVGMPFYGYHRSERGRQRLRDAGVPLIACGMAEFLPFA
- a CDS encoding GntR family transcriptional regulator, giving the protein MTSHGSVPRDHTHRYLSLADTLRKEINDGTRRPGDRLPTQSELVSRFGVSRATVNRAFDVLRNQGLIESRQGSGTFVTRGEHSIPAQTGAGDGEEVWAVVSERVPPVVLAPYLEEAFEATEVTLDVFSMTTETLAARVSAQKTRITDGEIQPPRSIRARLMLPDTESPDLAIPRLKDGRDDPRVRRRLRNILQAHASMLTQSLYELRDRGQVQEVSVEVRLVPFAPQLKLYILNRRLALQGFYPPELGTITLPPDGEEVTILDAYGTGATLFPFRAAADSTPEQVGIVRALQNFFDSMWNHQATRADF